The Constrictibacter sp. MBR-5 genomic interval CGCCGAGGCGTCGTTCGCGCCGAAGCGCGCCGGCGGGCCGTGGGATGCCGGCCATCGCGCCGTGGCGCACGCCGTCTCCGCAGCCAGCGCGGTCTTCTGCATCAATCCGAACGACCGCGCCTGCCTGCTGCCGCTGGTCGCCGATCCGGCACGCCTCGTCGACCTGCCGCCCTTCCTGGACGACGCGCCGTACCGTGCGGCCCACGACATCGGCCCCGCGCTGCGGGCGGCCCTGGCGATCCGCTTCGACCTGCCGCCGGACGTCCCTTGGCTGCTCGCCGTCGGCATGATGCGCCCGGGCGACAAGCTCGCCTCCTATGCGGCACTCGCCGACGCCCTGCGGCGCCTCGCCGGCCGCCCCTGGCGCCTGCTCGTGGCCGGCGACGGACCGGCGCGCCCGGAGATCCTGCGGCTGTTCGCGGCCGCCGGCCTCGAAGACCGCCTGTATCTCCTCGGCGAACTCGCCCAGGAAGACCTTCCCCAGGTCTATGCCGCCTGCGACCTGATGACCTGGCCCGCCGTGCGCGAGGCCTACGGCATGGCGCTGCTGGAGGCCCAGGCCGCCGGCCTGCCGGTCGTCGCCGGACGCACGGACGGCGTTCCCGCCACGGTCGCCGACGGCGAGACCGGGTCGCTGGTCACGCCCGGCGACGCGGGCGCTTTCGCAGTCGCGGTCGCGTCGCTCCTCGACGATACACTGCTCCGACAAAACATGTCCGCCCGCGCCGTCCAGCGCATCGCCGCCCGCCACACCGTCCCCGCCGCCGCGGACACCCTGCGCCGCATCATGGAGCCCTGCCTATGACCCTCTTCGCCGTCGTGCGCCACGGCGTCACCGACTGGAACATCGAGGGCCGGATGCAGGGCCAGCGCGACACCGCCCTCAGCGAACAGGGCCGGGCGCTGCTCGCCAAGCGGCGGCTGCCGCCCGAATTCGCGGACTTCGACAGGATCTGCAGCC includes:
- a CDS encoding glycosyltransferase family 4 protein, with product MKRIAFYAPLKPPNHPVPSGDRRMARLLLAALAQAGFAPDVACRFRSHPHGEPGNQPRIAAVGARLAERLAARLAGPARRPSAWFTYHLYYKAPDHLGPAVAAALGIPYFLAEASFAPKRAGGPWDAGHRAVAHAVSAASAVFCINPNDRACLLPLVADPARLVDLPPFLDDAPYRAAHDIGPALRAALAIRFDLPPDVPWLLAVGMMRPGDKLASYAALADALRRLAGRPWRLLVAGDGPARPEILRLFAAAGLEDRLYLLGELAQEDLPQVYAACDLMTWPAVREAYGMALLEAQAAGLPVVAGRTDGVPATVADGETGSLVTPGDAGAFAVAVASLLDDTLLRQNMSARAVQRIAARHTVPAAADTLRRIMEPCL